The Onychomys torridus chromosome 4, mOncTor1.1, whole genome shotgun sequence genome includes a window with the following:
- the Ciz1 gene encoding cip1-interacting zinc finger protein isoform X5 translates to MFNQQLQQQQQLQQLQQQQLQQQQQLLQLHQLLQQSPPQASLPMPVSRGLPQQPSQQQLLNLQGTHSASLLNGSVLQRALLLQQLQGLDQFAMPPATYDSAGLTMPTAALGNLRAYNMTAPSLAAPSLTPPQMVTPNLQQFFPQATRQSLLGPPPVGVPMNPSQFNHSGRNSQKQARTSSSSTPNCKDSFSQTVPLGDREDPTEGSEEASELQMDTPEDQDLLVCPDGMVSEIPVPEPFEASEPAAKRSKSSEESTEKGPAGQPQAKVQPQTQMRALKETQTPDRLPEPPGVQVLPHCQPQVLQIQAQVQPRLQKQTQTSPEHLAPRQNQVSAQAQPQEQLPGQRQEQTFEKTQDQPQTWPQGSAPQPEQASVLACATEPRPSSDAAEAGGGPEEALPEPVGAQSSEDTSQEASAVGLDVGECERRAGELLGMWGAGGSLKVTILQSSDSRAFNTTPLTSGPRPGDSTAAPALASTSSKQTLQFFCYICKTNCSSQQEFQDHMSEAQHQQRLGEMQHSRQTCLLSLLPMPRDILEREAEEPPPKRWCSTCQVYYVGDLIQHRRTQEHKIAKQSLRPFCTICNRYFKTPRKFVEHVKSQGHKDKAKELKTLEKEIASPEEDHFITVDAVGCFESDQDEDEDDEEEEEIEAEEEFCQQVRSRDPSLEEQKGSETYNPNTAYGVDFLVPVRGYVCRICHKFYDSDSGLQLSHCRSRAHFENLQKYKAAKKPSPASRPVSRKCAINARNALTALFTSNSGSGRPLSQPSPQDMARLPSKVKPGSPNPPPPLRRSTRLKT, encoded by the exons ATGTTCAACCAGCAActccagcagcagcaacagttgcagcagctgcagcagcagcagctccagcagcagcagcagttacTGCAGCTCCACCAGCTGCTGCAGCAGTCCCCACCACAGGCTTCCTTGCCCATGCCTGTCAGCCG GggcctcccccagcagccatcccAGCAACAGCTTCTGAATCTCCAGGGCACCCACTCGGCCTCCCTGCTCAATGGCTCCGTGCTGCAAAGAGCTTTGCTCCTGCAGCAGTTACAAG GACTGGACCAGTTTGCAATGCCACCAGCCACGTATGACAGTGCCGGCCTCACCATGCCCACGGCAGCATTGG GCAACCTCCGTGCTTACAACATGACAGCCCCGAGCCTAGCAGCACCCAGCCTTACACCCCCCCAGATGGTCACCCCAAATCTACAACAGTTCTTTCCCCAGGCCACGCGCCAGTCCCTGCTGGGTCCTCCTCCTGTTGGAGTCCCAATGAACCCTTCTCAGTTCAATCACTCAGGAAGGAACTCCCAGAAACAGGCAAGAACCTCTTCTTCCAGCACCCCCAATTGCAAG GATTCCTTTTCCCAGACAGTGCCTCTGGGAGACAGGGAGGACCCCACAGAGGGGTCTGAAGAAGCCTCGGAGCTCCAGATGGACACACCTGAAG ATCAAGATTTGCTCGTCTGTCCAGATGGCATGGTGAGTGAGATCCCAGTGCCTGAGCCCTTTGAGGCATCAGAACCAGCAGCCAAGAGGTCGAAAAG CTCAGAGGAGTCCACAGAGAAAGGGCCTGCAGGGCAGCCACAAGCAAAGGTCCAGCCTCAGACCCAGATGAGAGCGCTGAAGGAGACACAGACCCCAGATCGGCTGCCCGAACCACCAGGAGTCCAAGTCCTGCCGCATTGCCAGCCACAGGTTCTGCAGATCCAGGCCCAGGTGCAGCCAAGGCtgcagaaacagacacagacctCTCCAGAGCACTTAGCACCACGGCAGAATCAG GTATCCGCCCAAGCACAGCCACAGGAACAGCTtccaggacagaggcaggagcagaCATTTGAGAAGACCCAGGACCAGCCTCAGACTTGGCCACAGGGATCAGCACCCCAACCAGAGCAAGCGTCAGTCCTGGCCTGTGCCACAGAACCGCGGCCATCATCAGATGCTGCAGAAGCTGGGGGAG GCCCAGAGGAGGCCTTGCCAGAACCAGTAGGTGCCCAGAGCAGTGAAGACACGAGTCAGGAGGCATCAGCTGTTGGCCTGGATGTGGGAGAATGTGAAAGAAGAGCAGGGGAGCTGCTTGGG ATGTGGGGGGCTGGGGGCTCCCTGAAGGTCACCATCCTGCAGAGCAGCGACAGCCGGGCTTTCAACACCACACCCCTCACATCTGGACCTCGTCCTGGGGACTCCACTGCCGCCCCTGCCCTTGCCAGCACATCCTCCAAGCAGACCCTCCAGTTCTTCTGCTATATCTGTAAGACCAACTGCAGCAGCCAGCAG GAGTTCCAGGACCATATGTCAGAGGCTCAGCACCAACAGCGGCTTGGAGAAATGCAGCACTCGAGGCAGACCTGCCTGCTGTCCCTGCTGCCCATGCCTCGGGACAttctggagagagaggcaga AGAGCCTCCGCCAAAACGCTGGTGCAGCACCTGCCAGGTATACTACGTGGGAGACCTGATCCAACACCGCAGGACACAGGAACACAAG aTCGCCAAACAGTCCCTGAGGCCCTTCTGCACCATATGCAACCGTTACTTCAAGACCCCTCGGAAGTTTGTGGAGCATGTAAAGTCCCAGGGACACAAAGACAAGGCCAAGGAG CTGAAGACCCTTGAAAAGGAGATAGCCAGCCCAGAGGAGGACCACTTCATCACAGTGGATGCCGTTGGTTGCTTTGAGAGTGATCAAGATGAGGACGAGGATgacgaggaggaggaagagattgaGGCTGAGGAGGAATTCTGCCAGCAG GTGAGGTCAAGAGATCCATCTTTAGAGGAACAGAAGGGTTCAGAGACTTACAACCCCAACACAGCATATG GTGTGGACTTCTTGGTGCCTGTGAGGGGCTACGTCTGCCGCATCTGCCATAAGTTCTACGACAGTGACTCAGGATTGCAGCTCTCCCACTGCAGGTCCCGGGCCCACTTTGAGAACCTGCAG AAATACAAAGCAGCCAAGAAGCCCAGCCCAGCCAGCCGACCCGTGAGCCGCAAGTGTGCGATCAATGCCCGAAATGCCCTGACCGCACTGTTCACCTCTAACAGTGGCAGTGGCCGCCCGCTCAGCCAGCCAAGCCCCCAGGACATGGCGAGACTACCCAGCAAGGTGAAGCCGGGATCCCCcaacccccctcctccccttcggCGTTCAACTCGCCTCAAAACCTGA
- the Ciz1 gene encoding cip1-interacting zinc finger protein isoform X6, translating into MPPATYDSAGLTMPTAALGNLRAYNMTAPSLAAPSLTPPQMVTPNLQQFFPQATRQSLLGPPPVGVPMNPSQFNHSGRNSQKQARTSSSSTPNCKDSFSQTVPLGDREDPTEGSEEASELQMDTPEDQDLLVCPDGMVSEIPVPEPFEASEPAAKRSKSSEESTEKGPAGQPQAKVQPQTQMRALKETQTPDRLPEPPGVQVLPHCQPQVLQIQAQVQPRLQKQTQTSPEHLAPRQNQVQPQVHSQPPWQVQPQETDPQKQAQTQTQTQTHPQVSAQAQPQEQLPGQRQEQTFEKTQDQPQTWPQGSAPQPEQASVLACATEPRPSSDAAEAGGGPEEALPEPVGAQSSEDTSQEASAVGLDVGECERRAGELLGMWGAGGSLKVTILQSSDSRAFNTTPLTSGPRPGDSTAAPALASTSSKQTLQFFCYICKTNCSSQQEFQDHMSEAQHQQRLGEMQHSRQTCLLSLLPMPRDILEREAEEPPPKRWCSTCQVYYVGDLIQHRRTQEHKIAKQSLRPFCTICNRYFKTPRKFVEHVKSQGHKDKAKELKTLEKEIASPEEDHFITVDAVGCFESDQDEDEDDEEEEEIEAEEEFCQQVRSRDPSLEEQKGSETYNPNTAYGVDFLVPVRGYVCRICHKFYDSDSGLQLSHCRSRAHFENLQKYKAAKKPSPASRPVSRKCAINARNALTALFTSNSGSGRPLSQPSPQDMARLPSKVKPGSPNPPPPLRRSTRLKT; encoded by the exons ATGCCACCAGCCACGTATGACAGTGCCGGCCTCACCATGCCCACGGCAGCATTGG GCAACCTCCGTGCTTACAACATGACAGCCCCGAGCCTAGCAGCACCCAGCCTTACACCCCCCCAGATGGTCACCCCAAATCTACAACAGTTCTTTCCCCAGGCCACGCGCCAGTCCCTGCTGGGTCCTCCTCCTGTTGGAGTCCCAATGAACCCTTCTCAGTTCAATCACTCAGGAAGGAACTCCCAGAAACAGGCAAGAACCTCTTCTTCCAGCACCCCCAATTGCAAG GATTCCTTTTCCCAGACAGTGCCTCTGGGAGACAGGGAGGACCCCACAGAGGGGTCTGAAGAAGCCTCGGAGCTCCAGATGGACACACCTGAAG ATCAAGATTTGCTCGTCTGTCCAGATGGCATGGTGAGTGAGATCCCAGTGCCTGAGCCCTTTGAGGCATCAGAACCAGCAGCCAAGAGGTCGAAAAG CTCAGAGGAGTCCACAGAGAAAGGGCCTGCAGGGCAGCCACAAGCAAAGGTCCAGCCTCAGACCCAGATGAGAGCGCTGAAGGAGACACAGACCCCAGATCGGCTGCCCGAACCACCAGGAGTCCAAGTCCTGCCGCATTGCCAGCCACAGGTTCTGCAGATCCAGGCCCAGGTGCAGCCAAGGCtgcagaaacagacacagacctCTCCAGAGCACTTAGCACCACGGCAGAATCAGGTACAACCACAGGTACAttcccagcccccatggcagGTGCAGCCACAGGAGACAGACCCACAGAAGCAAGctcagacccagacccagacccagacacATCCACAGGTATCCGCCCAAGCACAGCCACAGGAACAGCTtccaggacagaggcaggagcagaCATTTGAGAAGACCCAGGACCAGCCTCAGACTTGGCCACAGGGATCAGCACCCCAACCAGAGCAAGCGTCAGTCCTGGCCTGTGCCACAGAACCGCGGCCATCATCAGATGCTGCAGAAGCTGGGGGAG GCCCAGAGGAGGCCTTGCCAGAACCAGTAGGTGCCCAGAGCAGTGAAGACACGAGTCAGGAGGCATCAGCTGTTGGCCTGGATGTGGGAGAATGTGAAAGAAGAGCAGGGGAGCTGCTTGGG ATGTGGGGGGCTGGGGGCTCCCTGAAGGTCACCATCCTGCAGAGCAGCGACAGCCGGGCTTTCAACACCACACCCCTCACATCTGGACCTCGTCCTGGGGACTCCACTGCCGCCCCTGCCCTTGCCAGCACATCCTCCAAGCAGACCCTCCAGTTCTTCTGCTATATCTGTAAGACCAACTGCAGCAGCCAGCAG GAGTTCCAGGACCATATGTCAGAGGCTCAGCACCAACAGCGGCTTGGAGAAATGCAGCACTCGAGGCAGACCTGCCTGCTGTCCCTGCTGCCCATGCCTCGGGACAttctggagagagaggcaga AGAGCCTCCGCCAAAACGCTGGTGCAGCACCTGCCAGGTATACTACGTGGGAGACCTGATCCAACACCGCAGGACACAGGAACACAAG aTCGCCAAACAGTCCCTGAGGCCCTTCTGCACCATATGCAACCGTTACTTCAAGACCCCTCGGAAGTTTGTGGAGCATGTAAAGTCCCAGGGACACAAAGACAAGGCCAAGGAG CTGAAGACCCTTGAAAAGGAGATAGCCAGCCCAGAGGAGGACCACTTCATCACAGTGGATGCCGTTGGTTGCTTTGAGAGTGATCAAGATGAGGACGAGGATgacgaggaggaggaagagattgaGGCTGAGGAGGAATTCTGCCAGCAG GTGAGGTCAAGAGATCCATCTTTAGAGGAACAGAAGGGTTCAGAGACTTACAACCCCAACACAGCATATG GTGTGGACTTCTTGGTGCCTGTGAGGGGCTACGTCTGCCGCATCTGCCATAAGTTCTACGACAGTGACTCAGGATTGCAGCTCTCCCACTGCAGGTCCCGGGCCCACTTTGAGAACCTGCAG AAATACAAAGCAGCCAAGAAGCCCAGCCCAGCCAGCCGACCCGTGAGCCGCAAGTGTGCGATCAATGCCCGAAATGCCCTGACCGCACTGTTCACCTCTAACAGTGGCAGTGGCCGCCCGCTCAGCCAGCCAAGCCCCCAGGACATGGCGAGACTACCCAGCAAGGTGAAGCCGGGATCCCCcaacccccctcctccccttcggCGTTCAACTCGCCTCAAAACCTGA
- the Ciz1 gene encoding cip1-interacting zinc finger protein isoform X7 produces the protein MFNQQLQQQQQLQQLQQQQLQQQQQLLQLHQLLQQSPPQASLPMPVSRGLPQQPSQQQLLNLQGTHSASLLNGSVLQRALLLQQLQGLDQFAMPPATYDSAGLTMPTAALGNLRAYNMTAPSLAAPSLTPPQMVTPNLQQFFPQATRQSLLGPPPVGVPMNPSQFNHSGRNSQKQARTSSSSTPNCKDSFSQTVPLGDREDPTEGSEEASELQMDTPEDQDLLVCPDGMVSEIPVPEPFEASEPAAKRSKSSEESTEKGPAGQPQAKVQPQTQMRALKETQTPDRLPEPPGVQVLPHCQPQVLQIQAQVQPRLQKQTQTSPEHLAPRQNQVQPQVSAQAQPQEQLPGQRQEQTFEKTQDQPQTWPQGSAPQPEQASVLACATEPRPSSDAAEAGGGPEEALPEPVGAQSSEDTSQEASAVGLDVGECERRAGELLGEFQDHMSEAQHQQRLGEMQHSRQTCLLSLLPMPRDILEREAEEPPPKRWCSTCQVYYVGDLIQHRRTQEHKIAKQSLRPFCTICNRYFKTPRKFVEHVKSQGHKDKAKELKTLEKEIASPEEDHFITVDAVGCFESDQDEDEDDEEEEEIEAEEEFCQQVRSRDPSLEEQKGSETYNPNTAYGVDFLVPVRGYVCRICHKFYDSDSGLQLSHCRSRAHFENLQKYKAAKKPSPASRPVSRKCAINARNALTALFTSNSGSGRPLSQPSPQDMARLPSKVKPGSPNPPPPLRRSTRLKT, from the exons ATGTTCAACCAGCAActccagcagcagcaacagttgcagcagctgcagcagcagcagctccagcagcagcagcagttacTGCAGCTCCACCAGCTGCTGCAGCAGTCCCCACCACAGGCTTCCTTGCCCATGCCTGTCAGCCG GggcctcccccagcagccatcccAGCAACAGCTTCTGAATCTCCAGGGCACCCACTCGGCCTCCCTGCTCAATGGCTCCGTGCTGCAAAGAGCTTTGCTCCTGCAGCAGTTACAAG GACTGGACCAGTTTGCAATGCCACCAGCCACGTATGACAGTGCCGGCCTCACCATGCCCACGGCAGCATTGG GCAACCTCCGTGCTTACAACATGACAGCCCCGAGCCTAGCAGCACCCAGCCTTACACCCCCCCAGATGGTCACCCCAAATCTACAACAGTTCTTTCCCCAGGCCACGCGCCAGTCCCTGCTGGGTCCTCCTCCTGTTGGAGTCCCAATGAACCCTTCTCAGTTCAATCACTCAGGAAGGAACTCCCAGAAACAGGCAAGAACCTCTTCTTCCAGCACCCCCAATTGCAAG GATTCCTTTTCCCAGACAGTGCCTCTGGGAGACAGGGAGGACCCCACAGAGGGGTCTGAAGAAGCCTCGGAGCTCCAGATGGACACACCTGAAG ATCAAGATTTGCTCGTCTGTCCAGATGGCATGGTGAGTGAGATCCCAGTGCCTGAGCCCTTTGAGGCATCAGAACCAGCAGCCAAGAGGTCGAAAAG CTCAGAGGAGTCCACAGAGAAAGGGCCTGCAGGGCAGCCACAAGCAAAGGTCCAGCCTCAGACCCAGATGAGAGCGCTGAAGGAGACACAGACCCCAGATCGGCTGCCCGAACCACCAGGAGTCCAAGTCCTGCCGCATTGCCAGCCACAGGTTCTGCAGATCCAGGCCCAGGTGCAGCCAAGGCtgcagaaacagacacagacctCTCCAGAGCACTTAGCACCACGGCAGAATCAGGTACAACCACAG GTATCCGCCCAAGCACAGCCACAGGAACAGCTtccaggacagaggcaggagcagaCATTTGAGAAGACCCAGGACCAGCCTCAGACTTGGCCACAGGGATCAGCACCCCAACCAGAGCAAGCGTCAGTCCTGGCCTGTGCCACAGAACCGCGGCCATCATCAGATGCTGCAGAAGCTGGGGGAG GCCCAGAGGAGGCCTTGCCAGAACCAGTAGGTGCCCAGAGCAGTGAAGACACGAGTCAGGAGGCATCAGCTGTTGGCCTGGATGTGGGAGAATGTGAAAGAAGAGCAGGGGAGCTGCTTGGG GAGTTCCAGGACCATATGTCAGAGGCTCAGCACCAACAGCGGCTTGGAGAAATGCAGCACTCGAGGCAGACCTGCCTGCTGTCCCTGCTGCCCATGCCTCGGGACAttctggagagagaggcaga AGAGCCTCCGCCAAAACGCTGGTGCAGCACCTGCCAGGTATACTACGTGGGAGACCTGATCCAACACCGCAGGACACAGGAACACAAG aTCGCCAAACAGTCCCTGAGGCCCTTCTGCACCATATGCAACCGTTACTTCAAGACCCCTCGGAAGTTTGTGGAGCATGTAAAGTCCCAGGGACACAAAGACAAGGCCAAGGAG CTGAAGACCCTTGAAAAGGAGATAGCCAGCCCAGAGGAGGACCACTTCATCACAGTGGATGCCGTTGGTTGCTTTGAGAGTGATCAAGATGAGGACGAGGATgacgaggaggaggaagagattgaGGCTGAGGAGGAATTCTGCCAGCAG GTGAGGTCAAGAGATCCATCTTTAGAGGAACAGAAGGGTTCAGAGACTTACAACCCCAACACAGCATATG GTGTGGACTTCTTGGTGCCTGTGAGGGGCTACGTCTGCCGCATCTGCCATAAGTTCTACGACAGTGACTCAGGATTGCAGCTCTCCCACTGCAGGTCCCGGGCCCACTTTGAGAACCTGCAG AAATACAAAGCAGCCAAGAAGCCCAGCCCAGCCAGCCGACCCGTGAGCCGCAAGTGTGCGATCAATGCCCGAAATGCCCTGACCGCACTGTTCACCTCTAACAGTGGCAGTGGCCGCCCGCTCAGCCAGCCAAGCCCCCAGGACATGGCGAGACTACCCAGCAAGGTGAAGCCGGGATCCCCcaacccccctcctccccttcggCGTTCAACTCGCCTCAAAACCTGA
- the Ciz1 gene encoding cip1-interacting zinc finger protein isoform X4 — MFNQQLQQQQQLQQLQQQQLQQQQQLLQLHQLLQQSPPQASLPMPVSRGLPQQPSQQQLLNLQGTHSASLLNGSVLQRALLLQQLQGLDQFAMPPATYDSAGLTMPTAALGNLRAYNMTAPSLAAPSLTPPQMVTPNLQQFFPQATRQSLLGPPPVGVPMNPSQFNHSGRNSQKQARTSSSSTPNCKDSFSQTVPLGDREDPTEGSEEASELQMDTPEDQDLLVCPDGMVSEIPVPEPFEASEPAAKRSKSSEESTEKGPAGQPQAKVQPQTQMRALKETQTPDRLPEPPGVQVLPHCQPQVLQIQAQVQPRLQKQTQTSPEHLAPRQNQVQPQVSAQAQPQEQLPGQRQEQTFEKTQDQPQTWPQGSAPQPEQASVLACATEPRPSSDAAEAGGGPEEALPEPVGAQSSEDTSQEASAVGLDVGECERRAGELLGMWGAGGSLKVTILQSSDSRAFNTTPLTSGPRPGDSTAAPALASTSSKQTLQFFCYICKTNCSSQQEFQDHMSEAQHQQRLGEMQHSRQTCLLSLLPMPRDILEREAEEPPPKRWCSTCQVYYVGDLIQHRRTQEHKIAKQSLRPFCTICNRYFKTPRKFVEHVKSQGHKDKAKELKTLEKEIASPEEDHFITVDAVGCFESDQDEDEDDEEEEEIEAEEEFCQQVRSRDPSLEEQKGSETYNPNTAYGVDFLVPVRGYVCRICHKFYDSDSGLQLSHCRSRAHFENLQKYKAAKKPSPASRPVSRKCAINARNALTALFTSNSGSGRPLSQPSPQDMARLPSKVKPGSPNPPPPLRRSTRLKT; from the exons ATGTTCAACCAGCAActccagcagcagcaacagttgcagcagctgcagcagcagcagctccagcagcagcagcagttacTGCAGCTCCACCAGCTGCTGCAGCAGTCCCCACCACAGGCTTCCTTGCCCATGCCTGTCAGCCG GggcctcccccagcagccatcccAGCAACAGCTTCTGAATCTCCAGGGCACCCACTCGGCCTCCCTGCTCAATGGCTCCGTGCTGCAAAGAGCTTTGCTCCTGCAGCAGTTACAAG GACTGGACCAGTTTGCAATGCCACCAGCCACGTATGACAGTGCCGGCCTCACCATGCCCACGGCAGCATTGG GCAACCTCCGTGCTTACAACATGACAGCCCCGAGCCTAGCAGCACCCAGCCTTACACCCCCCCAGATGGTCACCCCAAATCTACAACAGTTCTTTCCCCAGGCCACGCGCCAGTCCCTGCTGGGTCCTCCTCCTGTTGGAGTCCCAATGAACCCTTCTCAGTTCAATCACTCAGGAAGGAACTCCCAGAAACAGGCAAGAACCTCTTCTTCCAGCACCCCCAATTGCAAG GATTCCTTTTCCCAGACAGTGCCTCTGGGAGACAGGGAGGACCCCACAGAGGGGTCTGAAGAAGCCTCGGAGCTCCAGATGGACACACCTGAAG ATCAAGATTTGCTCGTCTGTCCAGATGGCATGGTGAGTGAGATCCCAGTGCCTGAGCCCTTTGAGGCATCAGAACCAGCAGCCAAGAGGTCGAAAAG CTCAGAGGAGTCCACAGAGAAAGGGCCTGCAGGGCAGCCACAAGCAAAGGTCCAGCCTCAGACCCAGATGAGAGCGCTGAAGGAGACACAGACCCCAGATCGGCTGCCCGAACCACCAGGAGTCCAAGTCCTGCCGCATTGCCAGCCACAGGTTCTGCAGATCCAGGCCCAGGTGCAGCCAAGGCtgcagaaacagacacagacctCTCCAGAGCACTTAGCACCACGGCAGAATCAGGTACAACCACAG GTATCCGCCCAAGCACAGCCACAGGAACAGCTtccaggacagaggcaggagcagaCATTTGAGAAGACCCAGGACCAGCCTCAGACTTGGCCACAGGGATCAGCACCCCAACCAGAGCAAGCGTCAGTCCTGGCCTGTGCCACAGAACCGCGGCCATCATCAGATGCTGCAGAAGCTGGGGGAG GCCCAGAGGAGGCCTTGCCAGAACCAGTAGGTGCCCAGAGCAGTGAAGACACGAGTCAGGAGGCATCAGCTGTTGGCCTGGATGTGGGAGAATGTGAAAGAAGAGCAGGGGAGCTGCTTGGG ATGTGGGGGGCTGGGGGCTCCCTGAAGGTCACCATCCTGCAGAGCAGCGACAGCCGGGCTTTCAACACCACACCCCTCACATCTGGACCTCGTCCTGGGGACTCCACTGCCGCCCCTGCCCTTGCCAGCACATCCTCCAAGCAGACCCTCCAGTTCTTCTGCTATATCTGTAAGACCAACTGCAGCAGCCAGCAG GAGTTCCAGGACCATATGTCAGAGGCTCAGCACCAACAGCGGCTTGGAGAAATGCAGCACTCGAGGCAGACCTGCCTGCTGTCCCTGCTGCCCATGCCTCGGGACAttctggagagagaggcaga AGAGCCTCCGCCAAAACGCTGGTGCAGCACCTGCCAGGTATACTACGTGGGAGACCTGATCCAACACCGCAGGACACAGGAACACAAG aTCGCCAAACAGTCCCTGAGGCCCTTCTGCACCATATGCAACCGTTACTTCAAGACCCCTCGGAAGTTTGTGGAGCATGTAAAGTCCCAGGGACACAAAGACAAGGCCAAGGAG CTGAAGACCCTTGAAAAGGAGATAGCCAGCCCAGAGGAGGACCACTTCATCACAGTGGATGCCGTTGGTTGCTTTGAGAGTGATCAAGATGAGGACGAGGATgacgaggaggaggaagagattgaGGCTGAGGAGGAATTCTGCCAGCAG GTGAGGTCAAGAGATCCATCTTTAGAGGAACAGAAGGGTTCAGAGACTTACAACCCCAACACAGCATATG GTGTGGACTTCTTGGTGCCTGTGAGGGGCTACGTCTGCCGCATCTGCCATAAGTTCTACGACAGTGACTCAGGATTGCAGCTCTCCCACTGCAGGTCCCGGGCCCACTTTGAGAACCTGCAG AAATACAAAGCAGCCAAGAAGCCCAGCCCAGCCAGCCGACCCGTGAGCCGCAAGTGTGCGATCAATGCCCGAAATGCCCTGACCGCACTGTTCACCTCTAACAGTGGCAGTGGCCGCCCGCTCAGCCAGCCAAGCCCCCAGGACATGGCGAGACTACCCAGCAAGGTGAAGCCGGGATCCCCcaacccccctcctccccttcggCGTTCAACTCGCCTCAAAACCTGA